In Anaerolineae bacterium, a genomic segment contains:
- a CDS encoding BON domain-containing protein — translation MFGQPDVAHSGQDYEVLAKVRDRLYRFNPIREVGAPVGIEVREGVVTLSGWVKTFSHKKMAERLAAETEGVREVRNQLFCDDELIPAVARALAEDPRTVHNFPGVQVASYLGHVILTGFVANQEEWDIADDVVAHVPGVRSVDNRLHIAPAELERLQR, via the coding sequence GTGTTCGGGCAGCCAGATGTCGCTCATTCGGGGCAGGATTATGAGGTCTTAGCCAAGGTTCGCGATCGCTTGTATCGGTTCAATCCGATCCGCGAGGTGGGCGCGCCCGTGGGCATCGAAGTACGAGAAGGAGTGGTCACGCTCAGTGGATGGGTGAAGACCTTCTCTCACAAGAAGATGGCCGAACGATTGGCCGCCGAGACTGAGGGAGTGCGGGAGGTGCGCAATCAGCTCTTCTGCGATGATGAGCTGATCCCGGCAGTCGCGCGCGCCCTCGCTGAGGACCCGCGGACGGTTCACAATTTCCCAGGGGTACAGGTGGCCTCCTATCTGGGCCATGTGATCCTGACCGGATTCGTGGCCAATCAGGAGGAGTGGGATATCGCAGATGACGTGGTGGCACACGTGCCCGGCGTGCGCAGCGTGGACAACCGCTTGCACATTGCGCCGGCGGAGCTGGAACGGCTGCAAAGGTGA
- a CDS encoding amidohydrolase, with amino-acid sequence MSPCQADLILFNGRVYTMDPALPFATAVATLGDRILAVGSDSEILHLRYQHTQLLNVRGEAVFPGFIDAHIHFAWWALHQQQVDLSDASSPEQAMARVAEQAAQIPPGTWILGGGFDRNAWPGAAWPTRQMLDAIAPQHPVMLHSHDHHSIWVNTLALRLAGVTAETPDPPGGRIVRDPITGEPTGILSESAVQLVQRAVPSPTLSEMIAAIREAQPLAWAAGLTSIHEIHDTDDMMAFRAFQELRRAGELGLRVCQHVPASRLETFVQAGVQSGFGDEWIRIGGVKFFMDGALGSRTADMLEPYIGEPDNRGVPVMDKKEMLEQALQASRAGLSVSVHAIGDRANRNILDVLEAVRRDEEINSRRRLRHRIEHVQVLHPADLPRLAQLDVIASMQPVHATSDMLAAERFWGPERCRLAYAWRSLLDTGARLAFGSDAPVEPFDVLAGIYAAVTRRRPDGTPGPNGWQPQERITVIEAVRAYTLGAAYASGEEAIKGTLTPGKLADMVVLSRDITACPAEEILSTRIEVTILGGQVVYRAPGNEAET; translated from the coding sequence ATGAGTCCCTGTCAAGCCGACTTGATCCTCTTCAACGGCCGTGTGTACACGATGGACCCGGCCTTGCCGTTTGCCACAGCCGTGGCCACCCTCGGGGATCGGATCCTAGCCGTCGGCTCGGATTCCGAGATTCTGCATCTGCGCTATCAACATACCCAACTCCTCAACGTACGTGGAGAGGCTGTCTTCCCTGGCTTCATTGATGCGCATATTCACTTCGCTTGGTGGGCGCTGCATCAGCAGCAAGTGGACCTCTCCGATGCCTCCTCGCCTGAACAGGCGATGGCCAGGGTCGCCGAGCAAGCCGCGCAGATTCCGCCAGGGACGTGGATTCTGGGCGGCGGGTTTGATCGCAACGCTTGGCCGGGCGCGGCCTGGCCCACCCGCCAAATGCTGGACGCGATAGCTCCTCAACACCCGGTCATGCTCCACTCTCACGATCATCACTCGATCTGGGTCAATACCTTAGCGCTGCGTCTGGCTGGCGTGACCGCGGAAACCCCCGATCCACCTGGTGGCCGTATCGTACGCGATCCGATCACCGGCGAGCCCACTGGCATCCTGTCCGAATCCGCGGTCCAATTGGTTCAGCGCGCCGTGCCCTCGCCGACGTTAAGTGAGATGATTGCTGCCATACGCGAGGCACAACCGCTGGCCTGGGCGGCTGGGCTGACCAGCATCCACGAAATCCATGACACTGACGACATGATGGCGTTTCGGGCGTTCCAGGAGCTACGCCGCGCCGGGGAGCTGGGACTGCGCGTCTGCCAACACGTGCCGGCCTCCCGCCTGGAGACTTTTGTTCAGGCCGGTGTGCAGTCGGGGTTCGGTGATGAATGGATACGCATTGGCGGAGTAAAGTTCTTCATGGATGGCGCGCTGGGCTCCCGTACTGCTGATATGCTGGAGCCCTACATCGGGGAACCCGACAACCGCGGTGTACCGGTTATGGACAAAAAGGAGATGCTGGAACAGGCTTTGCAGGCTAGCCGCGCCGGGCTATCAGTCAGCGTGCACGCCATCGGCGATCGCGCCAACCGCAACATTTTGGACGTGCTGGAAGCCGTACGGCGGGATGAGGAGATAAACAGCCGACGTCGCCTGCGCCATCGCATCGAGCATGTCCAGGTGCTTCACCCGGCGGACCTGCCCCGGCTGGCGCAGCTCGATGTGATCGCCTCGATGCAGCCCGTTCACGCTACATCGGATATGTTGGCCGCCGAGCGCTTTTGGGGGCCGGAGCGCTGCCGATTGGCTTATGCCTGGCGCAGCCTGCTGGATACGGGAGCACGCCTGGCATTCGGATCAGATGCGCCAGTGGAGCCATTCGACGTGTTGGCCGGCATCTACGCGGCGGTGACGCGACGCCGACCCGATGGCACCCCTGGCCCCAATGGCTGGCAGCCCCAGGAGCGGATCACAGTGATAGAGGCGGTGCGGGCGTACACCCTGGGCGCAGCCTATGCCTCCGGTGAGGAGGCGATTAAAGGGACGCTCACGCCTGGCAAACTGGCCGATATGGTCGTGTTGTCCCGGGACATCACGGCGTGCCCAGCGGAGGAGATTCTATCGACTCGGATTGAAGTGACTATCCTAGGGGGGCAGGTCGTCTATCGTGCCCCTGGCAATGAGGCGGAGACCTGA
- a CDS encoding ParB/RepB/Spo0J family partition protein, with translation MSAKRGLGRGLNALIGFTSTSADLTETGVIQVPIDAIGPNPRQPRHSLDPGMLAELAASIREHGLIQPLIVTRAPLGADVAYTLIAGERRWRAAKLAGLDEVPVIIREATPQAMLELALVENIQRADLNPLEEAAAYRTLMDEFGLTQEQVAARVGKSRAAVANSVRLLHLAEPVKEALGAGQISEGHARALLGLPDEPSQVTALDLVLRRKYNVRQTEELVRRMLTAAQVEADPEPEDAPWALETQALEEQLRMALGTRVSLSRSGQGGRLVIYFYSEEELQALYERLVR, from the coding sequence ATGAGCGCAAAGCGTGGCCTGGGACGAGGCCTGAATGCCCTGATCGGCTTCACTTCTACTTCAGCGGATTTGACGGAAACCGGTGTGATCCAGGTGCCGATCGACGCTATCGGCCCCAATCCACGTCAACCCCGCCACTCTCTCGATCCGGGCATGCTGGCCGAGTTGGCCGCATCCATCCGTGAGCATGGGCTGATCCAGCCGCTGATCGTCACCAGGGCACCGCTCGGCGCCGATGTGGCTTACACGTTAATTGCGGGAGAGCGTCGCTGGCGAGCGGCTAAACTGGCCGGGCTAGATGAGGTGCCTGTAATCATACGAGAGGCCACACCTCAGGCGATGCTAGAATTGGCCCTAGTGGAGAACATCCAGCGCGCCGATCTGAACCCATTGGAAGAGGCGGCTGCGTATCGCACGCTGATGGACGAGTTTGGCCTGACCCAGGAACAGGTAGCAGCCCGGGTGGGTAAAAGCCGAGCCGCAGTGGCCAACTCGGTGCGGTTGCTCCACCTGGCAGAGCCAGTGAAGGAGGCGCTGGGGGCCGGCCAGATCAGCGAGGGCCACGCCCGTGCGCTGCTGGGCCTGCCGGACGAACCATCGCAGGTGACCGCCCTCGATCTGGTCCTTCGCCGTAAATACAACGTGCGCCAGACGGAGGAGCTGGTGCGGCGGATGTTGACAGCCGCCCAGGTCGAAGCCGATCCGGAGCCAGAAGACGCCCCATGGGCATTGGAGACGCAGGCACTCGAAGAGCAGCTACGCATGGCGTTAGGTACTCGAGTGAGCCTCTCCCGCTCAGGACAGGGTGGCCGGCTGGTGATCTACTTCTACTCGGAAGAGGAGCTTCAGGCGCTGTACGAGCGGCTGGTAAGGTAA
- a CDS encoding AAA family ATPase: protein MTTIYAFANQKGGVGKTTTVVNVGAYLAAAGYRVLLVDIDPQANATSSLGIVLSHSARSVYHALMGDTSLAEVIVSTKRPRLMVAPATPALAGAEVEMVEIAGRERLLARALSPVMAGFDFILIDSPPSLGLLTVNGLVAAQDGVIIPVQCEYLALEGLTRLLETIRLVRERLNPQLRIAGMVLTMYDARTNLSQQVVDEMRRHFPQQTFATVIPRNVRLGEAPSYGEPILTYAPSSAGAIAYAALTQEILARAGRLDTCESLPTSPEVLSQGGER, encoded by the coding sequence ATGACCACTATCTACGCTTTTGCCAACCAAAAGGGGGGTGTGGGCAAGACCACCACTGTTGTTAACGTGGGCGCTTATCTGGCCGCTGCCGGCTATCGCGTCCTGCTGGTGGACATAGACCCGCAAGCAAATGCCACTAGCAGCCTAGGGATCGTCCTCTCGCATTCTGCGCGTTCAGTCTATCACGCGTTGATGGGCGACACATCCTTAGCCGAGGTGATCGTCTCAACAAAGCGCCCTCGCCTGATGGTGGCCCCTGCTACACCGGCGTTGGCTGGCGCAGAGGTGGAAATGGTGGAGATCGCAGGCCGAGAGCGATTGCTGGCCAGGGCGCTGTCACCCGTCATGGCCGGTTTCGATTTCATCCTGATAGACAGCCCGCCCAGCTTAGGACTTCTGACGGTTAACGGGCTCGTCGCAGCGCAGGACGGCGTGATCATCCCCGTGCAATGTGAGTACCTGGCCTTAGAGGGGCTGACCAGGCTTCTAGAGACCATCCGGTTAGTGCGCGAACGGCTCAATCCGCAATTGCGTATCGCCGGTATGGTCCTGACCATGTACGATGCCCGCACGAACCTTTCCCAGCAAGTAGTGGACGAAATGCGCCGCCACTTCCCACAGCAAACCTTTGCTACGGTGATCCCTCGCAACGTGCGTTTAGGAGAGGCCCCCAGCTATGGCGAGCCGATCCTGACGTATGCTCCCAGCTCTGCCGGCGCAATCGCCTATGCAGCCTTAACTCAGGAGATCCTCGCTCGCGCTGGCCGGTTAGACACCTGTGAATCTTTGCCGACGTCCCCCGAAGTGCTGTCACAGGGAGGTGAACGATGA
- a CDS encoding PfkB family carbohydrate kinase has protein sequence MDFLVIGHITKDLQPEGFTLGGTATYASLTAHRLGRRTAVLTRSEPFVSQNGLYHGIEVRVLPSTSTTTFRNIYQGGHRLQFVSDVAAPITVADVPPQWLRPRIVLLGPVAQEVDPGLAAAFPHSLVGVVPQGWLRRWDSSGRVYPQRWDQAESILKAVRVLVLSEEDLGGDFSPLEEYKKHTEIVVLTAAWRGCTVYWRGEAYPIPPRPANEVDPTGAGDVFTAAFLIRLEETGDPLLSARFANVVASFSVEAPGVTGIPTREMVETWLAQHPI, from the coding sequence GTGGATTTTCTTGTGATTGGGCATATCACCAAGGATCTACAGCCAGAGGGCTTTACCCTCGGTGGTACGGCGACGTATGCCTCCCTCACCGCCCATCGTTTGGGCCGGCGAACCGCCGTCTTGACTCGGTCTGAGCCCTTCGTCTCGCAAAATGGGCTTTATCACGGCATAGAGGTGCGGGTGCTCCCCTCCACTAGCACCACCACCTTTCGCAACATCTACCAAGGTGGCCACCGTCTGCAATTCGTGAGCGACGTGGCCGCTCCTATTACCGTCGCCGATGTCCCACCGCAGTGGCTTCGCCCACGTATCGTCCTATTGGGGCCAGTCGCACAGGAAGTGGACCCAGGTCTGGCAGCGGCCTTCCCCCACTCGCTGGTGGGAGTCGTTCCTCAAGGATGGCTACGCCGCTGGGATAGCTCTGGGCGCGTTTACCCCCAGCGATGGGACCAGGCCGAGTCCATCTTGAAGGCCGTTCGCGTCCTGGTGTTAAGCGAGGAGGACCTGGGTGGGGATTTCTCCCCGCTAGAAGAATACAAAAAACATACTGAGATCGTGGTACTGACTGCTGCCTGGCGGGGCTGCACGGTATATTGGCGCGGGGAGGCTTATCCGATCCCACCGCGGCCGGCCAATGAGGTGGACCCCACCGGGGCCGGCGATGTCTTTACGGCTGCTTTTCTCATCCGACTGGAGGAAACGGGTGATCCGCTGCTCTCTGCCCGCTTTGCAAATGTCGTTGCCTCTTTCTCCGTGGAAGCCCCTGGTGTGACCGGCATCCCGACGCGTGAAATGGTGGAAACCTGGCTAGCTCAACATCCCATATGA
- a CDS encoding GNAT family N-acetyltransferase gives MEDGDRASMRMGGWELRILETPEEMREVEELQRQVWPGSDADIVPAHLLVTAAHNGGLVVGAFAGARLVGFVFGFPGLDTRVIPPRLKHCSHMLGVHPDYRDAGIGFALKRAQWQIVRHQGIDRVTWTYDPLLSRNAYLNIAKLGAVCDTYLRNVYGKMRDAMNAGLPSDRFQVDWWVHSPRVEQRMSGESRPRLGLAQYLEAGAALLNPSSFPDSPVPPPPTLELIWSQGCESRLSTVLVEIPSDFLALKAADPGLALVWRLRTRALFEALFARGFIVTDFLYESGPPPRSLYVLSLGTCTIL, from the coding sequence ATGGAAGACGGGGATAGGGCGTCGATGAGGATGGGTGGCTGGGAATTACGCATCCTGGAAACGCCAGAGGAAATGCGAGAGGTGGAAGAGCTGCAGCGGCAGGTTTGGCCCGGCAGCGACGCAGACATCGTGCCGGCTCATCTGTTGGTGACAGCTGCACACAACGGCGGGCTCGTCGTGGGCGCGTTTGCCGGAGCTCGTCTGGTGGGTTTTGTCTTTGGCTTCCCTGGCCTTGATACCAGGGTGATCCCACCTCGCCTCAAGCACTGCTCACACATGCTGGGAGTACATCCCGATTACCGCGATGCCGGGATCGGCTTCGCCCTCAAACGCGCCCAGTGGCAAATCGTGCGCCATCAGGGGATAGACCGGGTTACCTGGACTTATGATCCTCTGCTCAGCCGTAACGCCTATCTAAACATCGCCAAGTTAGGCGCGGTGTGCGACACGTATCTGCGGAATGTGTACGGGAAGATGCGAGACGCCATGAACGCCGGCCTCCCCTCCGATCGCTTTCAGGTGGATTGGTGGGTTCATTCCCCACGCGTGGAACAGAGGATGAGCGGCGAATCGCGGCCTCGCCTGGGCTTGGCCCAGTATCTAGAGGCCGGCGCGGCGTTGCTCAACCCGTCGTCATTTCCAGATTCCCCCGTTCCGCCGCCCCCCACTCTCGAGCTGATCTGGAGTCAGGGATGCGAAAGTCGCCTCTCGACCGTGCTTGTGGAGATCCCGTCTGACTTCCTGGCTTTGAAGGCGGCCGATCCCGGCTTGGCCCTGGTCTGGCGGCTGCGCACGCGTGCCCTATTCGAGGCGTTATTCGCCCGGGGTTTCATCGTCACCGACTTCCTCTACGAATCAGGTCCACCACCGCGCAGCCTGTATGTTCTGAGCCTTGGCACCTGTACCATCCTTTGA
- the menC gene encoding o-succinylbenzoate synthase gives MKIERVVLYHLRMPLRSPFETSFGCIHERECILLAVHSEGLVGYGECVADRSPGYAYETTGTAWHILRDFLVPAILGRALAGPGEFQQRVAHVRGHPMAKAGLELALWDLRGRQEGRPLRELLGGQRERVEVGVSVGIQPSPEALVDVVGRYLAQGYGRVKIKIKPGRDVADAQAVRRAFPHIRLQVDANSAYTLETASTLRPLDELDLLLIEQPLAEDDLWDHSRLQSQFKTPLCLDESIHSLRHARQALEMGACRVINIKPGRVGGLSQAIAIHDLCRAHGVPVWCGGMLETGVGRAANLALASLPGFTLPGDISATDRYYEQDITYERFMLNPDSTIAVPSGPGLGVTIDSAALKRFTLAQIEMGGTD, from the coding sequence ATGAAGATCGAGCGTGTCGTGCTTTACCACCTCCGCATGCCCTTGCGATCCCCATTTGAGACTTCTTTCGGCTGTATCCACGAGCGTGAGTGCATCCTGCTCGCCGTGCACTCTGAGGGCCTGGTCGGCTATGGCGAGTGCGTGGCCGATCGTAGCCCTGGCTACGCCTATGAGACCACAGGTACCGCTTGGCACATCTTACGCGATTTCCTAGTCCCGGCTATCCTGGGACGGGCTTTGGCCGGCCCAGGGGAGTTTCAACAGCGTGTGGCACACGTACGCGGCCATCCGATGGCCAAAGCCGGCCTCGAGCTGGCCCTGTGGGACCTGCGCGGCCGGCAGGAAGGCCGCCCGCTGCGTGAGCTGCTGGGCGGCCAGCGCGAGCGGGTGGAAGTGGGTGTGTCTGTAGGTATCCAGCCTTCGCCTGAGGCGTTGGTGGATGTGGTGGGCAGGTATCTGGCGCAAGGCTATGGCCGCGTCAAGATCAAGATCAAGCCAGGCCGCGACGTGGCGGACGCTCAGGCTGTGCGCCGCGCCTTTCCCCACATCCGCCTGCAGGTGGACGCCAACTCAGCCTACACGTTGGAGACTGCTAGCACCCTGCGTCCGTTAGACGAGCTCGATCTGCTGTTGATCGAGCAACCATTGGCGGAAGATGACCTGTGGGATCATAGCCGGCTTCAATCGCAGTTCAAAACGCCGCTTTGCCTGGATGAGAGTATCCATTCGTTGCGTCACGCGCGGCAGGCGCTGGAGATGGGAGCCTGCCGTGTGATCAACATCAAGCCAGGGCGGGTAGGCGGGCTGAGCCAGGCCATCGCCATTCATGACCTGTGCCGAGCGCATGGCGTACCAGTCTGGTGCGGTGGGATGCTGGAGACAGGTGTAGGCCGTGCGGCCAACCTAGCACTAGCCAGCCTTCCTGGTTTTACTCTGCCCGGTGATATCTCCGCTACTGATCGCTACTACGAGCAAGACATCACCTATGAACGGTTCATGCTCAACCCGGACAGTACCATCGCCGTGCCATCCGGCCCTGGGTTAGGCGTGACGATAGATTCGGCCGCGCTGAAGCGATTCACGCTGGCCCAAATTGAGATGGGTGGTACAGATTAG
- a CDS encoding ZIP family metal transporter: protein MDHPILLGVLATIGTGLATGVGALPVLFTRNVSDRLLDGMLGFAAGVMLAATAFSLLVPAIELGGVWVTIVGVIAGALFLDAADRMIPHMHFVSGREGPSSTWRRVWLLILAITLHNFPEGLAVGVSFGSGDITSATIVAIAIGLQNMPEGLAVALPLVRERYSRWRALGYAAASGLAEPIAGLIGVGAVHLARPFLPFALAFAAGAMLFVVSDEIIPETHRRGYERVGTGGVILGFVLMMFLDNVFS from the coding sequence ATTGATCATCCGATCTTGTTAGGTGTATTGGCGACCATAGGGACTGGCCTGGCGACTGGGGTAGGAGCGTTGCCAGTGCTGTTCACGCGGAACGTGTCAGATCGCCTTTTAGACGGGATGCTGGGCTTTGCAGCCGGTGTGATGTTAGCTGCCACGGCATTCAGCCTGCTTGTGCCAGCTATAGAGCTAGGTGGAGTGTGGGTCACTATTGTTGGCGTGATAGCCGGAGCGCTATTTCTGGACGCCGCTGATCGCATGATTCCGCACATGCATTTTGTATCGGGAAGGGAAGGCCCATCGTCTACATGGCGTCGCGTGTGGTTGCTTATCCTGGCCATCACATTACATAACTTTCCAGAGGGGCTGGCTGTCGGGGTGAGCTTTGGCAGCGGAGACATCACATCAGCTACAATAGTAGCCATCGCCATCGGCCTACAAAACATGCCCGAAGGGTTGGCCGTCGCCTTACCTTTGGTGCGCGAGCGTTATAGTCGATGGCGTGCTCTCGGCTATGCTGCGGCCTCTGGCTTAGCTGAGCCGATTGCCGGCTTGATAGGCGTAGGAGCTGTACATCTGGCTCGGCCTTTCCTCCCCTTTGCCCTCGCTTTTGCGGCTGGTGCCATGCTCTTCGTTGTCAGCGACGAGATCATCCCCGAGACCCATCGGCGAGGCTACGAGCGCGTAGGCACCGGCGGTGTGATTCTAGGGTTTGTGTTGATGATGTTCCTGGACAACGTTTTCAGCTAA